The Flavobacterium johnsoniae genomic sequence CCAATTTCCTTTTAATGTATTTGGAATAAGATGTTTTACGGTAGAACTTGTTAAATTAGAAAGAACAAAAACTTTTTCTGCATCTTTTATCATAGTGAAAGCACTAACAGCATTACTGCTGTAACCTGTAAATTCTCCAGTTTTAATTGCATTGCTTGTGTTTCTGAAAGCAATGATTTTTTTGTATTCCGCCAGCATCGAAGCATCAGCAGTTGACCAATCGATTGGAGTTTTAGCGAAATAATTTAATCTTTTGTCGTAACCAATTTCCTGTCCGTTGTAAATCATTGGAATTGATTTTAAATAAGCAGCGACAACAAACATTGCAATAGATCCTTGTTTGCCTCCAAAAAGTTCTAATGGAGTTCCGTCAGAAAGGTTTACGTCGTGATTACTTGTATATCTAACGACTTTATTTGATGGATCGTAAACGTTGGCATATTCTGTCGCGTTCGAATCTTGAATCGTTGTTGCAGGTTTATTCTCTTTAAAAAGCTGTTCGATTGTATAAAAGAAATTGAAGCCAAAAGTAAAATCAAAGCCTGAAGCAAAATGATTGTATTTTGAACCTTCAGCCAACATTAAAATTTCTTGATTCTTTTTGATTTTTCTTAATTTGGTAATCGCATCTGACCAGAAATTGTTTGGGACAAAATCAGCATAATCGCATCTGAAACCGTCAATATTGGCGTTGTAAACCCAATAAGACATGGCATCAATCATGGCATCTTTCATTTCTGTATTATTGAAATTCAATTGCGCAACGTCATTGTAATTTGTTCCTGGAGGAATAATAATATTTCCGTTTGCATCTTGTTGATACCAATTTTTGTGTTGTGTAATCCAAGCATTATCCCAAGCGGTGTGATTGGCAACCCAGTCTAAAATAACAGCCATGTTTTTTTTGTGCGCTTCTTCAACCAAAGTTTGAAGATCTTGCAAAGTTCCGAAATCAGGATTTACAGCTTTATAATCTTTTACGGCGTAAGGAGAACCTAATTCGCCAGTTGCTCTTTCTTTTCCAACAGGAAAAACAGGCATCAAATAAATAACATTTACACCCAATTCTTGAATTTGAGTTAATCTGTCTTGAACACCTTTCAATGTTCCTGCCTGACTAAAAGCACGAATGTTTACCTGATAAATTATGGCATCTTCTTTCTTTGGCATTTTATCAAAAGGAGCGCCGTATTGTGTATACGGAGATGGCGGAGTTTTGTTTTCGTCATCAGAAGAACTGCACGAAACAAAAGCTAATGCAAGCAATAATCCGTAAACGATTTTTATATTGAATTTCATGATTTTTACTTTTTTATGTTTTTAAATGGCTGAAAAGTAACCTGCCTTTCGAAGTAAAAAGGCAGGTAAACTCAAACCAAACTAAACTTAATTTTTATCTATTTTTTTGTGATAGTGTAAGTTGCTGTTGGAGGATATCCGGTAGTTGCAGGATCAACATCATTTATTTGTAATGTGATTTCGTATGTACCGCCTTCGCCCACATAATGGGAACCTTGATCATCCAAATACACAATTCCGTCTGTGGTATTTTTAGGTCCGTAATTGATTGTCCAGCTATTGTTCAATCTGAATTTCACATTTCCAGGAACTAAAACTGCGGTAACTTTCCAAGTTTTTGTCTGATGATCGTAACTCATTGGCGTACTGTTATCCCAGCTTCCAGAAGTTGCATCACCGACAATTCCCCAAGAATAAGGTGTTGCGGTCCATTTTAAAGTATTTAAATTCACTTTAATTTGATAAGAACCAGCAGCAGGAAGTTGAAAATCAGTATCACTCATGTTTTGCAAATCGCTGTTGGTTGCTCCAGCGCCATAAAACTGTGCCCAGTTTCTCTCTGTATTTAATTTGAATCCAAGTCCAGCCCCAGGAGCAGCCGTCATGTAGCCTTGGTAAACACCTTTTTGAATTGCAGTTAAAGCTGCAGCCGTTTCTATAGCCCAATTTTGATAACTTCCAGGCATATAAATTTCGCCAAAAACAACGCTTTTTTCGTAAGGCGTAACAGTCAAAGTAATAGGATTTGAAAACACTTTACGATCCATAGCCGCTTCAACACGAACGACAAGTTTTCCTTCAACATCA encodes the following:
- a CDS encoding alpha-amylase family glycosyl hydrolase, which gives rise to MKFNIKIVYGLLLALAFVSCSSSDDENKTPPSPYTQYGAPFDKMPKKEDAIIYQVNIRAFSQAGTLKGVQDRLTQIQELGVNVIYLMPVFPVGKERATGELGSPYAVKDYKAVNPDFGTLQDLQTLVEEAHKKNMAVILDWVANHTAWDNAWITQHKNWYQQDANGNIIIPPGTNYNDVAQLNFNNTEMKDAMIDAMSYWVYNANIDGFRCDYADFVPNNFWSDAITKLRKIKKNQEILMLAEGSKYNHFASGFDFTFGFNFFYTIEQLFKENKPATTIQDSNATEYANVYDPSNKVVRYTSNHDVNLSDGTPLELFGGKQGSIAMFVVAAYLKSIPMIYNGQEIGYDKRLNYFAKTPIDWSTADASMLAEYKKIIAFRNTSNAIKTGEFTGYSSNAVSAFTMIKDAEKVFVLSNLTSSTVKHLIPNTLKGNWKDAFTGAAVTVGSDITLQPFQYLVLKN
- a CDS encoding SusE domain-containing protein translates to MKKYINKLFILGSLLFLGSSCDSDAELTTLEAVNFPSEITVSSSKIVLTEDSADDQVLLVSWPEVTFPIEAPVTYALQFDLVGDTSGANAWQKAKRIEVGTDVLSKTLIGQELNKIAVDLGIPIDVEGKLVVRVEAAMDRKVFSNPITLTVTPYEKSVVFGEIYMPGSYQNWAIETAAALTAIQKGVYQGYMTAAPGAGLGFKLNTERNWAQFYGAGATNSDLQNMSDTDFQLPAAGSYQIKVNLNTLKWTATPYSWGIVGDATSGSWDNSTPMSYDHQTKTWKVTAVLVPGNVKFRLNNSWTINYGPKNTTDGIVYLDDQGSHYVGEGGTYEITLQINDVDPATTGYPPTATYTITKK